A single region of the Brachypodium distachyon strain Bd21 chromosome 3, Brachypodium_distachyon_v3.0, whole genome shotgun sequence genome encodes:
- the LOC106866342 gene encoding uncharacterized protein LOC106866342 isoform X2, which yields MKNFRGISEVGSLIGVVHQVDMQMLEELGLVRFKVDVKSIAKFPLTLDFSVPPDMYDIHFSVEEVIISGTLEISQKRASEANMSDRQKKTKSVGVSDILPQNLTAGGVPVVAATSPVLPVAGPTTNLIVSGEMAVEEIPDDHLDLPVDGNGHALTGMDDVGLGNVDDEILGSSQERVHFSQEVEQPDSQESFATKVKKTMQVKLTSTAEAETEKDSKLAGLNEKKKKATLPPERRRCERLKGQEDADRTDLAMKRAEAKNSIFRKLKGERDISFGELAYSLFAQR from the coding sequence ATGAAGAACTTTAGGGGCATTTCTGAGGTTGGCTCTCTCATTGGGGTTGTTCATCAGGTTGATATGCAGATGCTGGAAGAGCTTGGTTTAGTGAGATTTAAAGTGGATGTGAAGAGTATTGCTAAATTTCCTTTGACTCTTGACTTTAGTGTGCCTCCAGACATGTATGATATTCACTTCTCTGTGGAGGAAGTGATCATCTCAGGTACCTTGGAGATTTCTCAGAAAAGGGCCAGTGAAGCAAATATGTCCGACAGAcagaaaaaaactaaatccGTGGGAGTTAGTGACATTCTGCCTCAAAATCTGACAGCTGGGGGTGTTCCTGTTGTGGCTGCTACTTCACCAGTACTTCCCGTGGCTGGCCCTACAACTAATCTGATAGTGTCTGGTGAAATGGCTGTTGAGGAAATTCCAGATGATCACTTGGATCTCCCTGTAGATGGAAATGGTCATGCTCTGACTGGAATGGATGATGTTGGCTTGGGGAATGTGGATGATGAGATTCTGGGCAGCAGCCAGGAGAGAGTGCATTTTTCTCAGGAGGTTGAGCAACCTGATTCTCAAGAATCTTTTGCTACCAAAGTGAAGAAAACAATGCAAGTTAAACTGACTTCAACTGCTGAAGCTGAAACTGAGAAGGATAGTAAACTGGCTGGGCTgaatgagaagaaaaagaaagcaacTCTACCTCCGGAAAGGAGGCGTTGTGAAAGGCTCAAAGGGCAAGAGGATGCTGACAGAACTGATTTGGCCATGAAGCGTGCTGAAGCTAAGAACTCCATTTTCAG